Proteins from a single region of Peromyscus eremicus chromosome 9, PerEre_H2_v1, whole genome shotgun sequence:
- the LOC131920102 gene encoding disks large homolog 5-like isoform X2 codes for MDPESRVSEGTTGEAPSQLSTFIEQEQEMKKIEKLTIQLQNMTCERNELRRILANYTNKDLNNRLKFELEMLKKEHQQVMSDVLKLPMEISDALDRCKQLIEENECYSYLHSLVLQYLKQLKKNVYVLGLENIQLWEEQIELQESCEEMKKLLKEAHEKICDSCAEQQQVSH; via the exons ATGGACCCAGAGTCAAGAGTTTCTGAAG GGACTACTGGGGAGGCACCATCCCAACTCTCCACCTTCATTGAGCAGGAACAGGAgatgaaaaaaatagagaaactcACCATCCAGCTACAAAACATGACATGTGAGAGAAATGAGCTTCGTAGAATCCTGGCCAATTACACCAACAAGGATTTGAACAACAG GCTAAAATTTGAGCTTGAGATGCTGAAAAAGGAACATCAGCAGGTGATGTCGGATGTGCTGAAATTGCCCATGGAGATCAGTGATGCCTTGGACAGGTGCAAGCAGCTGATTGAGGAGAATGAATGCTACAG TTACCTCCACAGTCTGGTTCTACAATATTTGAAGcagctgaaaaaaaatgtatatgtgttGGGACTCGAGAACATACAGCTGTGGGAGGAGCAGATTGAACTGCAAGAGTCCTGTGAGGAGATGAAGAAGCTCTTGAAGGAGGCCCATGAGAAGATCTGTGACTCCtgtgctgagcagcagcag gtctctcactga
- the LOC131920102 gene encoding disks large homolog 5-like isoform X1, with the protein MENTDRPEKEAGLQSQWTTGEAPSQLSTFIEQEQEMKKIEKLTIQLQNMTCERNELRRILANYTNKDLNNRLKFELEMLKKEHQQVMSDVLKLPMEISDALDRCKQLIEENECYSYLHSLVLQYLKQLKKNVYVLGLENIQLWEEQIELQESCEEMKKLLKEAHEKICDSCAEQQQVSH; encoded by the exons ATGGAGAACACGGACAGACCAGAGAAGGAAGCTGGCCTTCAGTCTCAGT GGACTACTGGGGAGGCACCATCCCAACTCTCCACCTTCATTGAGCAGGAACAGGAgatgaaaaaaatagagaaactcACCATCCAGCTACAAAACATGACATGTGAGAGAAATGAGCTTCGTAGAATCCTGGCCAATTACACCAACAAGGATTTGAACAACAG GCTAAAATTTGAGCTTGAGATGCTGAAAAAGGAACATCAGCAGGTGATGTCGGATGTGCTGAAATTGCCCATGGAGATCAGTGATGCCTTGGACAGGTGCAAGCAGCTGATTGAGGAGAATGAATGCTACAG TTACCTCCACAGTCTGGTTCTACAATATTTGAAGcagctgaaaaaaaatgtatatgtgttGGGACTCGAGAACATACAGCTGTGGGAGGAGCAGATTGAACTGCAAGAGTCCTGTGAGGAGATGAAGAAGCTCTTGAAGGAGGCCCATGAGAAGATCTGTGACTCCtgtgctgagcagcagcag gtctctcactga
- the LOC131920102 gene encoding disks large homolog 5-like isoform X3, with product MKKIEKLTIQLQNMTCERNELRRILANYTNKDLNNRLKFELEMLKKEHQQVMSDVLKLPMEISDALDRCKQLIEENECYSYLHSLVLQYLKQLKKNVYVLGLENIQLWEEQIELQESCEEMKKLLKEAHEKICDSCAEQQQVSH from the exons atgaaaaaaatagagaaactcACCATCCAGCTACAAAACATGACATGTGAGAGAAATGAGCTTCGTAGAATCCTGGCCAATTACACCAACAAGGATTTGAACAACAG GCTAAAATTTGAGCTTGAGATGCTGAAAAAGGAACATCAGCAGGTGATGTCGGATGTGCTGAAATTGCCCATGGAGATCAGTGATGCCTTGGACAGGTGCAAGCAGCTGATTGAGGAGAATGAATGCTACAG TTACCTCCACAGTCTGGTTCTACAATATTTGAAGcagctgaaaaaaaatgtatatgtgttGGGACTCGAGAACATACAGCTGTGGGAGGAGCAGATTGAACTGCAAGAGTCCTGTGAGGAGATGAAGAAGCTCTTGAAGGAGGCCCATGAGAAGATCTGTGACTCCtgtgctgagcagcagcag gtctctcactga